In Eschrichtius robustus isolate mEscRob2 chromosome 11, mEscRob2.pri, whole genome shotgun sequence, the following proteins share a genomic window:
- the LOC137772540 gene encoding spindle and kinetochore-associated protein 2 has translation MEAEVDKLQLMFQKADSDLDYIQYRLEYEIKTNYPDSAGKKSPVTLLKELSAIKPRYQTLHARFKPIAVEHKETKSRICATFNKTMTLIQELQKQTDLKLLPLTEEEKTVAEQLRAHMSDL, from the coding sequence ATGGAGGCGGAGGTCGATAAGCTGCAACTGATGTTCCAGAAAGCTGACTCTGATCTGGATTACATTCAGTACAGGTTGGAATATGAAATCAAGACTAATTATCCCGATTCAGCAGGCAAGAAAAGTCCAGTTACACTCTTAAAGGAATTGTCAGCAATAAAGCCTCGATATCAAACTTTGCATGCACGCTTTAAACCAATTGCTGTCGAGCATAAAGAGACTAAGAGCCGCATTTGTGCTACTTTCAATAAGACTATGACCTTGAtacaagaactacaaaaacaaacagacctGAAGCTCTTACCACTGACTGAAGAAGAGAAAACTGTGGCAGAGCAATTAAGAGCTCACATGTCAGACTTATGA